From a region of the Helicobacter hepaticus ATCC 51449 genome:
- a CDS encoding ComEC/Rec2 family competence protein: MKDSHKNTHSLFEVELFSTRRQWAVFICICALVFALHLYQEYVQYRIYTTPTHTQELYAQVIAQYTKSKQNNGKNSVYEVLKLKTSDGEVFYTTSKEDIKDISHRFVRIYGKRLECSFAQYLKSCFFISYRISLLSEYDYRQGVRKWIDSQHQESLVADLYKTLFMADFLPHIWRDISNKLGVAHLIAISGFHLGILSFVIGGLLSLVYNSFHRFVSYRNKYFDIGLLVLVCLFGYLIVLDFSPSFLRSFIMAVCGFFVVYSGIRLISFKLLFVVVCVCLALFPRLIFSIGFALSVSGVFFIYLFVRHIHWVGGLWHKIVSVPISFNTLIFLDMLPFVHWFFPYFTPLNVLSIPLSLIFVVFFPLMLVAHIFGFGWVCDEFFLWIKDKQINAITFYTPLWFICGYGILCIWAIYSKRAYYALHCMSVAFFAYLIVQFYKSGLSLW, translated from the coding sequence GTGAAAGATTCTCATAAAAATACACATTCACTTTTTGAAGTTGAACTTTTTAGCACAAGAAGACAATGGGCAGTATTTATATGTATTTGCGCGTTGGTTTTTGCTTTGCATTTATATCAAGAATATGTTCAGTATAGAATCTATACTACACCCACACATACGCAAGAGCTATATGCACAAGTCATTGCTCAATATACAAAGAGCAAACAAAATAATGGCAAAAATAGCGTCTATGAGGTCTTAAAGCTCAAAACAAGCGATGGTGAAGTATTTTATACTACAAGTAAAGAAGATATTAAGGATATTTCACATCGTTTTGTGAGAATCTATGGCAAAAGGCTTGAATGCTCTTTTGCGCAATATTTAAAAAGTTGTTTTTTTATTTCTTATCGTATTTCACTTTTGTCTGAATATGATTATCGTCAAGGTGTGAGAAAATGGATAGATTCACAGCATCAAGAATCTTTAGTAGCTGATTTATATAAAACGCTTTTTATGGCAGATTTTTTACCACATATTTGGCGTGATATAAGCAATAAGCTTGGTGTTGCCCATTTAATTGCTATTAGTGGATTTCATTTGGGGATTTTAAGTTTTGTTATAGGAGGGCTTTTAAGTCTTGTATATAATAGTTTTCATAGATTTGTGAGCTATCGGAATAAATATTTTGATATTGGATTGCTGGTGCTTGTGTGTCTTTTTGGCTATCTTATTGTGCTTGATTTTTCACCTTCATTTTTACGCTCTTTTATAATGGCAGTGTGCGGATTCTTTGTCGTATATAGCGGCATTAGATTAATCAGTTTTAAATTGCTATTTGTCGTTGTATGCGTGTGTTTAGCACTTTTTCCACGTTTAATCTTTAGTATAGGTTTTGCACTTTCTGTAAGTGGCGTATTTTTTATTTATCTTTTTGTGCGCCATATTCATTGGGTAGGTGGATTATGGCATAAAATAGTATCTGTACCCATAAGTTTTAATACACTTATTTTTTTAGATATGTTGCCGTTTGTGCATTGGTTTTTTCCTTATTTTACACCTTTAAATGTGCTTTCAATCCCTCTTAGTCTCATTTTTGTAGTATTTTTTCCTTTAATGCTTGTAGCTCATATATTTGGTTTTGGGTGGGTGTGTGATGAATTTTTCTTGTGGATAAAAGATAAACAGATTAATGCTATTACATTTTATACGCCATTGTGGTTTATATGTGGGTATGGTATTTTATGTATATGGGCAATATATTCTAAGAGAGCATATTATGCGCTTCATTGTATGAGTGTTGCATTTTTTGCTTATCTTATCGTGCAATTTTATAAATCTGGACTCAGTTTATGGTGA
- a CDS encoding SPOR domain-containing protein gives METKRELNDILINDDELQKQNRTKKLMMMIATALVFLSILIAVVFILTRDDEELDERHTATNSGLTPIDSQNDTSHSNPQDGFVDIPLANSESNDDPFQQILNDIRSRDPKNTNTQTQVAQNQPQAPATPIEPTKPAQPVLPPKNTTQPTQKVSDSPKKPATTAATREPAKPAQPVLVQPTQTNKPEPTKPAQNAAPAKPAPTQNQPQAQKNVANVFEDVSVTRMDTSKNGQVAEKGFYVQVGSFANKPSADFLKKISNYSYRVYAGTSNGQPTTKYLIGPYHSRTDAGRDLPKFTTLVSDPVHFEVK, from the coding sequence ATGGAAACAAAACGAGAACTCAATGATATCTTAATCAATGATGATGAATTGCAAAAACAAAACCGCACAAAAAAACTTATGATGATGATTGCCACAGCATTAGTTTTTTTAAGTATTTTAATTGCAGTAGTTTTTATCCTTACACGTGATGATGAAGAGCTTGATGAGAGACATACTGCAACCAACAGTGGTTTAACTCCCATAGATTCTCAAAACGATACATCGCATTCAAATCCTCAAGATGGTTTTGTTGATATTCCACTTGCTAATAGCGAATCAAATGATGACCCATTTCAGCAAATTCTTAATGACATTCGTAGCCGTGATCCAAAAAATACAAATACACAAACACAGGTTGCACAAAATCAACCACAAGCTCCTGCCACTCCAATAGAGCCAACAAAACCTGCACAACCTGTACTTCCACCTAAAAATACTACCCAACCTACTCAAAAAGTATCAGATTCTCCAAAAAAACCTGCAACCACTGCTGCCACAAGAGAACCAGCGAAACCTGCACAACCTGTGTTAGTTCAGCCTACTCAAACAAACAAACCGGAGCCAACAAAACCTGCACAAAATGCAGCTCCTGCTAAACCTGCTCCAACTCAAAATCAACCGCAAGCTCAAAAAAATGTGGCAAATGTTTTTGAAGATGTCTCTGTAACTCGTATGGATACTTCTAAAAATGGGCAAGTTGCAGAAAAGGGATTCTATGTGCAGGTAGGCTCATTTGCCAATAAGCCAAGTGCAGATTTTCTTAAAAAAATTAGTAACTATAGCTATCGTGTTTATGCAGGTACTTCAAATGGGCAGCCGACAACAAAATATCTCATCGGACCTTATCATTCACGCACTGATGCTGGACGTGATTTGCCTAAATTTACAACCCTTGTCTCTGACCCAGTGCATTTTGAGGTAAAATAA
- a CDS encoding nucleotide sugar dehydrogenase has protein sequence MINDSLPHTCTLPSLESAHIAVIGLGYVGLPLAVAFGKVYPTIGFDIDSKRIEELQTGIDNTQEVNKEDILQASQLYFCDQLTHIASANIYIICVPTPIDKNKVPDLSPLLNASKLVGKVLQKGNLVIYESTTYPTCTETECKNMLESTSHLSLNKDFYLGYSPERINPSDSSHTLTQIRKITSGSTLEVAKFVDSLYASIITAGTHCVSSIKTAEMVKIIENAQRDLNIAFVNEMCIICDYLDIDALEVLEAAKTKWNFLPFSPGLVGGHCISIDPYYLTHKMNAIGYIPQVISSGRLINDMMPHFVAQKMIKLMIAQHIEVLSSKILILGITFKQNCPDIRNSKVPLVKKELEDFGAQVSIYDPLANVKEVQKQYGITLLPSLPTEYFDAIFLAVAHDKFLSLSHQDLGKKEHIYYTLTHHKLSPDL, from the coding sequence ATGATAAATGATTCACTCCCTCACACTTGCACCCTGCCAAGTTTAGAATCTGCACACATTGCAGTCATTGGCTTAGGCTATGTCGGGCTGCCTCTTGCTGTGGCTTTTGGCAAAGTTTATCCTACAATAGGTTTCGATATTGATTCTAAACGTATAGAGGAACTACAAACTGGCATTGACAACACTCAAGAAGTAAACAAAGAGGATATTCTTCAGGCTTCACAATTATATTTTTGCGACCAACTCACACATATTGCATCAGCAAATATTTATATTATATGCGTGCCAACTCCTATTGACAAAAATAAAGTCCCAGACCTTTCTCCACTCCTTAATGCAAGCAAACTCGTAGGCAAAGTGCTCCAAAAGGGGAATCTTGTCATTTATGAATCTACGACTTATCCCACTTGCACAGAAACCGAATGCAAAAATATGCTTGAATCCACTTCTCACTTATCTCTTAATAAAGACTTTTATCTCGGATATTCGCCAGAGCGCATAAATCCTAGTGATAGCTCACATACGCTCACACAGATTCGCAAAATCACTTCGGGTAGCACATTAGAAGTAGCAAAGTTTGTGGATTCTCTGTATGCTTCAATTATTACTGCAGGAACGCATTGTGTTTCTTCAATCAAAACTGCCGAAATGGTAAAAATTATTGAAAATGCCCAGCGCGACCTTAATATTGCCTTTGTAAATGAAATGTGCATTATTTGTGATTATTTAGATATAGATGCACTTGAAGTGCTTGAAGCTGCAAAAACAAAATGGAATTTTCTTCCCTTTAGCCCCGGATTAGTCGGCGGACATTGCATTAGCATTGACCCATATTATCTCACACACAAAATGAATGCTATTGGTTATATTCCACAAGTAATTAGTTCAGGGCGACTTATTAATGATATGATGCCACATTTTGTCGCACAAAAAATGATCAAATTAATGATTGCCCAACATATAGAAGTGCTCTCAAGCAAAATTCTTATTCTTGGCATAACATTTAAGCAAAATTGTCCTGATATACGCAACTCTAAAGTGCCACTTGTCAAAAAAGAGCTTGAAGACTTTGGCGCACAAGTGAGTATCTATGACCCTCTTGCTAATGTCAAAGAAGTTCAAAAACAATATGGTATTACCCTCTTACCCTCACTTCCTACTGAATATTTTGATGCAATTTTTCTAGCAGTGGCACACGATAAATTCTTATCTCTCTCTCATCAAGATCTAGGCAAAAAAGAGCACATTTATTACACACTTACTCACCATAAACTGAGTCCAGATTTATAA
- a CDS encoding serine hydroxymethyltransferase, translating to MDYSIKEQDFEVFELIEKELERQNEHLEMIASENFTFPSVMEAMGSILTNKYAEGYPFKRYYGGCEFVDKIEEIAIERAKKLFGANFVNVQPHSGSQANAAVYAAILKPYDKILGMDLSHGGHLTHGAKVSTSGQLYQSFFYGVELNGRIDYDKLALQAQVVKPNVLVCGFSAYTRELDFKRLREIADSVGAYLMGDIAHVAGLVVAGEYPNPFPHCHIVTTTTHKTLRGPRGGAILTNDEELYAKINKAVFPGIQGGPLMHIIAGKAVGFKENLKPEWKIYAKQVKSNIQALAEVLIKRNYELVSGGSDNHLILMSFLNKDFSGKDADLALGNAGITVNKNTIPGEIRSPFITSGIRIGSPALTARGMKEKEFEWIGEKIADILDDINNTNLQEHIKAQVKNFSRDFRIYDRPIF from the coding sequence ATGGATTACTCAATCAAAGAGCAGGACTTTGAGGTCTTTGAGCTCATAGAAAAAGAGCTTGAACGACAAAATGAGCATTTAGAAATGATTGCGAGTGAAAATTTTACTTTTCCAAGTGTTATGGAGGCTATGGGAAGTATTTTAACAAATAAATATGCTGAAGGTTACCCATTTAAACGCTATTATGGAGGCTGTGAGTTTGTTGATAAAATTGAAGAAATTGCGATTGAACGAGCAAAAAAACTCTTTGGTGCAAATTTTGTTAATGTGCAACCACATTCAGGCTCACAGGCTAATGCAGCGGTATATGCAGCGATTTTAAAACCTTATGATAAAATTTTAGGTATGGATTTAAGCCACGGAGGACATCTCACACACGGGGCTAAAGTCAGCACTTCAGGGCAACTTTATCAAAGCTTCTTTTATGGTGTAGAGCTTAATGGGCGTATTGATTATGATAAACTCGCACTTCAAGCTCAAGTGGTTAAACCAAATGTTCTTGTATGTGGATTCTCTGCTTATACTCGTGAGCTTGATTTTAAAAGATTGCGTGAGATTGCAGATTCTGTAGGGGCTTACCTTATGGGTGATATTGCTCACGTAGCTGGGCTTGTGGTTGCAGGAGAATATCCAAATCCTTTTCCACATTGCCATATTGTTACCACTACGACACATAAAACATTGCGCGGACCTAGAGGTGGAGCGATTCTTACAAATGATGAAGAACTCTATGCTAAAATCAATAAGGCTGTATTTCCAGGTATCCAAGGTGGACCTCTTATGCATATTATCGCAGGAAAGGCAGTAGGTTTTAAAGAAAATCTCAAACCTGAATGGAAAATTTATGCAAAACAAGTAAAGTCAAATATTCAAGCTCTTGCAGAGGTGCTCATCAAGCGCAACTATGAACTTGTAAGCGGTGGAAGTGATAATCATCTAATTTTAATGAGTTTCCTTAACAAAGATTTTAGTGGCAAAGATGCAGATTTAGCGCTTGGTAATGCGGGAATAACGGTGAATAAAAATACCATTCCAGGAGAAATCCGTTCTCCTTTTATTACAAGTGGTATTAGGATTGGCTCTCCTGCTCTAACTGCACGAGGTATGAAAGAAAAGGAGTTTGAATGGATTGGAGAAAAAATTGCTGATATTCTTGATGATATTAACAATACCAATTTGCAAGAACATATTAAGGCACAAGTCAAAAACTTTAGTCGAGATTTTAGAATCTATGACCGACCAATTTTTTAG
- a CDS encoding replicative DNA helicase, translated as MQQQEHIISIEKIVLSSIFFSPEKFEEISAELQADDFLYPAHRDIFDMCVYLNKCNLPIDTELILTRKPSHKKISQEELLEITALNPIANIEAYVSEIKEASIKRELHSLANFLREKSLDMQESVEDIIDEVERKLNDVALGKPQDNVMNAHEMAIGVLEHLKELKNRGNQVVVGLDTGFKRLNLLTTGFNKGDFIIIGARPSMGKTSFVLNLAQHILDSPKGVAFFSLEMPFLQLVMRMISAKASIHLQNLRIGNLTNNEWSNLSETIDAFAKQPIWVDDNSNLSIAQLKGRLRRLKKQHPEISIAIIDYLQLMNGGKNEGSKQAEVSEISRGLKMLARELDMPIIALSQLNRFVESRDDKRPILSDLRDSGAIEQDADIILFLYREDVYKKRADNDRYARLKKEGKEKDFKPEYQKREIEKAEIIIAKNRNGETGSVEIQFDTRFTRFEDVPEKYEHEMTQTRIDGEEFMTQIENLPPQVQMPNI; from the coding sequence ATGCAGCAACAAGAGCATATCATTAGTATTGAAAAAATTGTCCTTTCATCAATTTTTTTCTCTCCTGAAAAATTTGAGGAAATCTCTGCTGAACTTCAAGCTGATGATTTTCTATATCCAGCACATCGTGATATTTTTGATATGTGTGTATATTTAAATAAATGTAATCTTCCAATTGATACAGAGCTTATTCTTACTAGAAAACCATCACATAAAAAAATTTCACAAGAAGAACTACTTGAGATTACAGCCCTTAATCCTATTGCCAATATTGAAGCGTATGTGAGCGAGATTAAAGAGGCGAGTATCAAGCGCGAGCTTCATTCTTTGGCAAATTTTTTGCGTGAAAAATCACTTGATATGCAAGAGAGTGTAGAAGATATTATTGATGAAGTGGAGCGTAAGCTCAATGATGTAGCACTTGGCAAACCCCAAGATAATGTTATGAATGCACACGAAATGGCAATAGGAGTTCTAGAACATCTCAAGGAGCTTAAAAATCGTGGTAATCAAGTTGTAGTAGGGCTTGACACGGGATTTAAAAGGCTTAATCTGCTGACAACAGGCTTTAATAAGGGAGATTTTATTATCATTGGCGCACGTCCTTCTATGGGAAAGACATCATTTGTGCTTAATCTTGCTCAACATATTTTAGATTCTCCAAAAGGCGTAGCTTTTTTTAGCCTTGAAATGCCTTTTCTCCAGCTTGTTATGCGTATGATAAGTGCAAAGGCTTCTATTCATTTACAAAATCTACGAATAGGCAATCTTACTAATAATGAGTGGTCAAACCTGAGTGAAACTATTGATGCATTTGCAAAGCAGCCTATATGGGTTGATGATAATTCAAATTTAAGTATTGCACAATTAAAAGGGCGTTTGCGCCGATTAAAAAAACAGCACCCAGAAATTAGTATAGCAATCATTGATTATTTGCAGCTTATGAATGGCGGTAAAAATGAGGGTAGCAAACAAGCAGAAGTTTCTGAAATCTCGCGTGGGCTTAAAATGTTAGCTCGTGAGCTTGATATGCCAATCATTGCACTCTCACAGCTTAATCGCTTTGTGGAATCTCGTGATGATAAAAGACCTATTTTATCAGATTTGCGAGATTCTGGTGCGATAGAGCAAGATGCAGATATTATTTTATTTTTATATCGTGAAGATGTGTATAAAAAACGTGCAGATAATGACAGATATGCGCGATTAAAAAAAGAAGGTAAGGAAAAAGATTTTAAACCAGAATATCAAAAACGCGAAATTGAGAAAGCTGAAATTATTATTGCCAAGAATCGTAATGGCGAAACAGGAAGCGTGGAGATTCAATTTGATACGCGCTTTACACGTTTTGAAGATGTGCCCGAAAAGTATGAGCACGAGATGACACAAACGCGCATTGATGGAGAAGAGTTTATGACACAAATAGAGAATCTGCCTCCACAAGTCCAAATGCCAAATATTTGA
- a CDS encoding acyltransferase yields the protein MKCFIHPTSIIDENVSIGEGSKIWHFCHILSGSSIGTNCSFGQNCMIGPNVIIGNNLKAQNNISIYEGVRICDDVFLGPSVVFTNVINPRAFISRKSEFRPTLIKRGASIGANTTIICGVEIGEYAFVGAGSVVTKNIPNFALYVGNPARHLAWVDKAGKKLVFDAKMMAYDSYDGTMYHLCNNHIEIINENL from the coding sequence ATGAAATGCTTTATCCACCCTACAAGTATCATTGATGAAAATGTCAGCATAGGAGAAGGGAGTAAAATATGGCACTTTTGCCATATTCTTAGTGGCAGTTCGATAGGCACAAACTGCTCTTTTGGGCAGAATTGTATGATAGGTCCAAATGTGATAATTGGTAACAATCTTAAGGCTCAAAATAATATCAGTATTTATGAGGGTGTGAGAATCTGCGATGATGTGTTTTTGGGACCAAGTGTTGTTTTTACCAACGTCATTAATCCTCGTGCATTTATCTCACGCAAGAGTGAATTTCGCCCTACTCTTATTAAACGCGGTGCTTCTATTGGCGCAAATACTACTATTATATGTGGTGTAGAAATCGGGGAATACGCCTTTGTTGGCGCTGGAAGCGTAGTTACAAAAAACATTCCTAATTTTGCTCTTTATGTGGGAAATCCCGCACGACACCTTGCTTGGGTAGATAAAGCAGGAAAAAAACTTGTATTTGATGCAAAAATGATGGCTTATGATAGTTATGATGGCACAATGTATCATCTATGCAATAATCACATTGAAATAATAAATGAGAATCTGTAA
- a CDS encoding Gfo/Idh/MocA family oxidoreductase, protein MKKTFGLIGVGGFVAPRHLQAIKHNNGELLCAIDKHDSVGILDSYFPNANFFTEAERFERHLDKLCRNGTPLDYISICSPNYLHDTHIRLALRNGASAICEKPIVLNPWNLDALIQAQQENKQKIYTILQLRLHPSIIALKNRIQTLLAQNPCKIFNIDLSYITARGKWYFHSWKGDESKSGGVATNIGVHFFDMLLWIFGSFKESIVHIRNEKSVSGYLILEHAQVRWFLSIDETLLPDECKIQGKRVYRRLIFENEEFIFSEGFDDLHTRSYAEILCGNGFECTQSREAIELIHHIRHSTPIGIKGEYHPLNAKVQVV, encoded by the coding sequence ATGAAAAAAACTTTTGGATTGATTGGTGTAGGTGGCTTTGTCGCTCCTAGACACCTTCAAGCCATTAAACATAATAATGGTGAGTTACTCTGCGCAATTGATAAACACGATTCAGTTGGTATTTTAGATAGTTATTTTCCAAATGCTAATTTTTTTACTGAAGCTGAACGTTTTGAGCGCCACCTTGATAAACTTTGCCGCAATGGCACACCTCTTGATTACATCAGTATCTGCTCACCTAATTATCTTCACGATACACACATACGCCTTGCCTTACGCAATGGTGCATCAGCAATTTGCGAAAAACCTATTGTACTTAATCCTTGGAATCTTGACGCCCTCATACAAGCCCAACAAGAAAATAAACAAAAAATCTACACAATTTTGCAGCTTCGTCTTCACCCAAGCATTATCGCCCTTAAAAATCGCATTCAAACCCTATTAGCACAAAACCCTTGCAAAATCTTTAATATTGATTTAAGCTATATTACTGCAAGGGGCAAATGGTATTTTCACTCTTGGAAAGGTGATGAAAGCAAAAGTGGAGGTGTAGCAACTAATATCGGGGTACATTTTTTTGATATGCTGCTGTGGATTTTTGGCTCATTCAAAGAAAGTATTGTGCATATTCGTAATGAAAAAAGCGTGAGTGGTTACCTTATATTAGAACACGCACAAGTGCGTTGGTTTTTATCTATTGATGAAACACTTTTACCTGATGAATGCAAAATACAAGGAAAAAGAGTTTATCGTCGCCTTATATTCGAAAATGAAGAATTTATCTTCAGCGAAGGGTTTGATGATTTACATACAAGAAGTTATGCAGAGATTCTCTGTGGCAATGGGTTTGAATGCACTCAATCACGAGAGGCTATTGAACTTATCCACCATATCCGCCATAGCACACCCATTGGCATTAAGGGCGAATATCACCCTCTGAATGCAAAGGTGCAAGTAGTATGA
- a CDS encoding DUF1882 domain-containing protein — MTEMDLKLIKMDTSHYYKRVSGLGTKVSHMGRILYDKYERVDAMLTSMLINKHFRKEIVIAHSLLLAKGAKVENIVFDYNGRNPEKFYHRAQLLLREEGFLNFTAFCSKTPGHLHLYIHKGHTEINEGKRLAKTLSIKLAQRCPKEWRVFPSDEMPSNFNILALPYDVYAKERGASWARHM, encoded by the coding sequence GTGACAGAAATGGATTTAAAGTTAATTAAAATGGATACATCGCATTATTATAAACGTGTCAGTGGATTAGGAACAAAAGTTAGTCATATGGGGCGGATTCTCTATGATAAATACGAGAGAGTAGATGCAATGCTCACTTCTATGCTTATTAACAAACATTTTCGTAAGGAAATTGTAATTGCGCATTCACTTTTGCTTGCTAAAGGAGCAAAAGTGGAAAATATTGTTTTTGATTACAATGGGCGTAATCCTGAAAAATTCTATCATCGTGCTCAACTGCTTTTACGTGAAGAAGGTTTCTTAAATTTTACAGCATTTTGCTCTAAAACACCAGGACATTTGCACCTCTATATACATAAAGGACATACAGAGATTAATGAGGGAAAACGTTTGGCTAAAACGCTTTCTATCAAGTTGGCTCAACGCTGTCCTAAAGAATGGAGAGTGTTTCCTAGTGATGAAATGCCTTCAAATTTTAACATTTTAGCCTTGCCCTATGATGTTTATGCTAAAGAGCGTGGAGCATCTTGGGCAAGACATATGTAG